A single window of Hippocampus zosterae strain Florida chromosome 15, ASM2543408v3, whole genome shotgun sequence DNA harbors:
- the dlg1b gene encoding discs large homolog 1-like protein isoform X18, translating into MDCICIVTTKKYRHHDEDSSPPEDQSSPQLTEEAGAPELVQVAEKNLSQIENVHGYVTHAHISPMKVASLECVFDGSPSLGLDRPELPSSPAPSSLYPHGDDSPLPSCSSNPYPPVQANPPPVLVNADSLDTPPYVNGTEADYEYEEITLERGNSGLGFSIAGGIDNPHIGEDPSIFITKVIVGGAAAQDGRLRVNDVILRVNDVDVRDVTHSRAVEALKEAGSLVRLYVRRRKPMGDKVMDIKLVKGPKGLGFSIAGGVGNQHIPGDNSIYVTKIIEGGAAHRDARLQIGDKLLAVNSCCLEEVTHEHAVTALKNTPDVVYLQVAKPNNIFIGDTLDSHLLDSSFAQHLENHISAPNFLSQPLPPAAASGRYSPTPKGMLGDDDVSRREPRKVVLHRGTTGLGFNIVGGEDGEGIFISFILAGGPADLCGELRKGDRLVSVNGVDLRSATHEQAAAALKNAGQTVTIMAHYRPEEYGRFEAKIHDLREQMMNSSISSGSGSLRTSQKRSLYVRALFDYDRTRDSGLPSQGLNFKFGDILHVVNASDDEWWQARHMTSPGDVQEVGVIPSKRRVEKKERARLKTVKFNPKSRERGPSGDKRRKGVLARSFLFGKSRDGGGEQDSSDVEQHATSNASDSESSYPGGQEEFVLSYEAVTQQEVGYARPVIILGPMKDRINDDLISEFPDKFGSCVPHTTRPKRDYEVDARDYHFVASREQMEKDIQEHKFIEAGQYNNHLYGTSVQSVREVADKGKHCILDVSGNAIKRLQAALLHPIAVFIKPKSVQNIMEMNKRLTEEQSRKTFERAAKLEHEFTEHFTAIVQGDTLEEIYEQSKQIIEDHSGSLIWVQSKEKL; encoded by the exons ATGGACTGTATTTGTATCGTCACTACCAAG AAGTACCGGCACCATGATGAGGACTCGTCGCCTCCGGAGGACCAGAGTTCCCCGCAGCTCACGGAGGAGGCGGGCGCTCCGGAGCTGGTCCAGGTGGCCGAGAAGAACCTGTCACAGATCGAGAACGTGCACGGATACGTCACCCATGCGCACATCTCCCCAATGAAG GTGGCATCGCTGGAGTGCGTGTTCGATGGGTCACCATCGTTAGGACTCGATCGGCCGGAGCTCCCCTCCTCCCCCGCACCCTCTTCCCTCTACCCTCACGGTGATGACAGCCCCCTCCCGTCCTGCTCCTCCAACCCTTACCCCCCTGTCCAG GCCAACCCTCCTCCTGTGCTGGTCAATGCCGACAGCCTGGACACGCCCCCTTat GTAAACGGCACTGAGGCCGACTACGAGTACGAGGAGATCACGCTGGAGAGG GGTAACTCGGGCCTGGGCTTCAGCATTGCGGGAGGCATCGACAACCCCCACATCGGTGAGGACCCCAGCATCTTCATCACCAAAGTCATCGTGGGGGGCGCCGCCGCGCAGGACGGACGCCTCAG GGTGAACGACGTGATCCTGCGCGTGAACGACGTGGACGTCCGTGACGTGACGCACAGTCGCGCCGTTGAGGCGCTGAAGGAGGCGGGCTCTCTGGTGCGACTGTACGTGCGGCGCCGGAAGCCGATGGGTgacaaagtcatggacatcAAACTCGTCAAGGGCCCCAAAG GTCTGGGCTTCAGCATCGCCGGGGGCGTGGGCAACCAGCACATCCCGGGCGACAACAGCATCTACGTCACCAAGATCATCGAGGGCGGCGCCGCTCACAGGGATGCGCGGCTGCAGATCGGGGACAAGCTTCTGGCG GTCAACAGCTGCTGTCTGGAGGAGGTGACCCACGAGCACGCCGTCACGGCCTTGAAGAACACGCCTGACGTGGTCTACCTCCAAGTGGCCAAGCCCAACAACATCTTCATCGGCGACACTTTGGACTCGCACCTCCTCGACAGCT CGTTTGCTCAGCACCTGGAAAATCATATCAGCGCCCCCAACTTCTTGTCTCAGCCCCTGCCTCCGGCAGCCGCATCCGGACGCTACTCTCCGACGCCCAAGGGCATGTTGGGAGATGACGACGTCTCACG CAGGGAACCCCGCAAGGTAGTCCTGCACCGCGGCACCACGGGACTGGGCTTCAACATCGTGGGCGGCGAGGACGGCGAAGGCATCTTCATTTCCTTCATCCTGGCCGGAGGACCCGCCGACCTCTGCGGGGAGCTGAGGAAGGGCGACCGTCTCGTCTCC gtgaACGGAGTAGACCTCCGCAGCGCCACGCACGAGCAGGCTGCTGCCGCGCTCAAGAACGCCGGGCAGACGGTCACCATCATGGCGCACTACAGGCCCGAGG AGTACGGCCGCTTTGAGGCCAAGATCCACGACCTGAGAGAGCAGATGATGAACAGCAGCATCAGCTCCGGATCGGGATCTCTCAGGACCAGCCAGAAGAGGTCGCTCTACGTCAG GGCACTGTTTGACTACGACAGGACTCGGGACTCGGGTCTTCCCAGTCAGGGCCTCAACTTCAAATTTGGGGACATCCTGCACGTGGTCAACGCTTCTGATGACGAGTGGTGGCAAGCGCGTCACATGACGTCCCCCGGAGATGTCCAAGAGGTCGGCGTTATACCCAGCAAGAGGAG AGTGGAGAAGAAAGAGCGAGCGAGGTTGAAGACGGTCAAGTTCAACCCGAAGTCTCGAGAGCGAGGG CCGTCGGGCGACAAGCGTAGAAAAGGCGTGTTGGCCAGGTCCTTCCTTTTCGGGAAGAGtcgcgacggcggcggcgagcaGGACAGCAGCGACGTGGAGC AGCACGCCACGTCCAACGCCAGCGATAGCGAGAGCAGCTACC CAGGTGGCCAGGAGGAGTTTGTCCTGTCATACGAAGCCGTCACCCAACAGGAAG TGGGCTACGCGCGGCCGGTCATCATCCTGGGACCCATGAAGGACCGCATCAACGACGACCTCATCTCGGAATTTCCGGACAAGTTTGGGTCGTGTGTCCCAC ACACCACACGACCCAAACGGGACTACGAGGTGGATGCTCGAGATTATCACTTTGTGGCATCCCGCGAGCAGATGGAAAAGGACATCCAGGAGCACAAATTCATCGAAGCGGGACAGTACAACAACCACCTCTACGGAACCAGCGTCCAGTCGGTGCGAGAGGTCGCAGACAAG GGGAAGCACTGCATCCTGGATGTGTCGGGCAATGCCATCAAGCGCCTGCAGGCGGCGCTGCTTCATCCCATCGCTGTCTTCATCAAACCCAAGTCCGTCCAGAACATCAT GGAGATGAACAAGCGTCTGACGGAGGAACAAAGCAGGAAGACGTTTGAGCGAGCCGCCAAGTTGGAACACGAGTTCACGGAACATTTCAcag CCATCGTGCAGGGCGACACCCTGGAAGAGATCTACGAGCAGAGCAAGCAGATCATCGAGGATCATTCAGGATCGTTGATCTGGGTGCAGTCCAAGGAGAAGCTATGA
- the dlg1b gene encoding discs large homolog 1-like protein isoform X19, translated as MDCICIVTTKYRHHDEDSSPPEDQSSPQLTEEAGAPELVQVAEKNLSQIENVHGYVTHAHISPMKVASLECVFDGSPSLGLDRPELPSSPAPSSLYPHGDDSPLPSCSSNPYPPVQANPPPVLVNADSLDTPPYVNGTEADYEYEEITLERGNSGLGFSIAGGIDNPHIGEDPSIFITKVIVGGAAAQDGRLRVNDVILRVNDVDVRDVTHSRAVEALKEAGSLVRLYVRRRKPMGDKVMDIKLVKGPKGLGFSIAGGVGNQHIPGDNSIYVTKIIEGGAAHRDARLQIGDKLLAVNSCCLEEVTHEHAVTALKNTPDVVYLQVAKPNNIFIGDTLDSHLLDSSFAQHLENHISAPNFLSQPLPPAAASGRYSPTPKGMLGDDDVSRREPRKVVLHRGTTGLGFNIVGGEDGEGIFISFILAGGPADLCGELRKGDRLVSVNGVDLRSATHEQAAAALKNAGQTVTIMAHYRPEEYGRFEAKIHDLREQMMNSSISSGSGSLRTSQKRSLYVRALFDYDRTRDSGLPSQGLNFKFGDILHVVNASDDEWWQARHMTSPGDVQEVGVIPSKRRVEKKERARLKTVKFNPKSRERGPSGDKRRKGVLARSFLFGKSRDGGGEQDSSDVEQHATSNASDSESSYPGGQEEFVLSYEAVTQQEVGYARPVIILGPMKDRINDDLISEFPDKFGSCVPHTTRPKRDYEVDARDYHFVASREQMEKDIQEHKFIEAGQYNNHLYGTSVQSVREVADKGKHCILDVSGNAIKRLQAALLHPIAVFIKPKSVQNIMEMNKRLTEEQSRKTFERAAKLEHEFTEHFTAIVQGDTLEEIYEQSKQIIEDHSGSLIWVQSKEKL; from the exons ATGGACTGTATTTGTATCGTCACTACCAAG TACCGGCACCATGATGAGGACTCGTCGCCTCCGGAGGACCAGAGTTCCCCGCAGCTCACGGAGGAGGCGGGCGCTCCGGAGCTGGTCCAGGTGGCCGAGAAGAACCTGTCACAGATCGAGAACGTGCACGGATACGTCACCCATGCGCACATCTCCCCAATGAAG GTGGCATCGCTGGAGTGCGTGTTCGATGGGTCACCATCGTTAGGACTCGATCGGCCGGAGCTCCCCTCCTCCCCCGCACCCTCTTCCCTCTACCCTCACGGTGATGACAGCCCCCTCCCGTCCTGCTCCTCCAACCCTTACCCCCCTGTCCAG GCCAACCCTCCTCCTGTGCTGGTCAATGCCGACAGCCTGGACACGCCCCCTTat GTAAACGGCACTGAGGCCGACTACGAGTACGAGGAGATCACGCTGGAGAGG GGTAACTCGGGCCTGGGCTTCAGCATTGCGGGAGGCATCGACAACCCCCACATCGGTGAGGACCCCAGCATCTTCATCACCAAAGTCATCGTGGGGGGCGCCGCCGCGCAGGACGGACGCCTCAG GGTGAACGACGTGATCCTGCGCGTGAACGACGTGGACGTCCGTGACGTGACGCACAGTCGCGCCGTTGAGGCGCTGAAGGAGGCGGGCTCTCTGGTGCGACTGTACGTGCGGCGCCGGAAGCCGATGGGTgacaaagtcatggacatcAAACTCGTCAAGGGCCCCAAAG GTCTGGGCTTCAGCATCGCCGGGGGCGTGGGCAACCAGCACATCCCGGGCGACAACAGCATCTACGTCACCAAGATCATCGAGGGCGGCGCCGCTCACAGGGATGCGCGGCTGCAGATCGGGGACAAGCTTCTGGCG GTCAACAGCTGCTGTCTGGAGGAGGTGACCCACGAGCACGCCGTCACGGCCTTGAAGAACACGCCTGACGTGGTCTACCTCCAAGTGGCCAAGCCCAACAACATCTTCATCGGCGACACTTTGGACTCGCACCTCCTCGACAGCT CGTTTGCTCAGCACCTGGAAAATCATATCAGCGCCCCCAACTTCTTGTCTCAGCCCCTGCCTCCGGCAGCCGCATCCGGACGCTACTCTCCGACGCCCAAGGGCATGTTGGGAGATGACGACGTCTCACG CAGGGAACCCCGCAAGGTAGTCCTGCACCGCGGCACCACGGGACTGGGCTTCAACATCGTGGGCGGCGAGGACGGCGAAGGCATCTTCATTTCCTTCATCCTGGCCGGAGGACCCGCCGACCTCTGCGGGGAGCTGAGGAAGGGCGACCGTCTCGTCTCC gtgaACGGAGTAGACCTCCGCAGCGCCACGCACGAGCAGGCTGCTGCCGCGCTCAAGAACGCCGGGCAGACGGTCACCATCATGGCGCACTACAGGCCCGAGG AGTACGGCCGCTTTGAGGCCAAGATCCACGACCTGAGAGAGCAGATGATGAACAGCAGCATCAGCTCCGGATCGGGATCTCTCAGGACCAGCCAGAAGAGGTCGCTCTACGTCAG GGCACTGTTTGACTACGACAGGACTCGGGACTCGGGTCTTCCCAGTCAGGGCCTCAACTTCAAATTTGGGGACATCCTGCACGTGGTCAACGCTTCTGATGACGAGTGGTGGCAAGCGCGTCACATGACGTCCCCCGGAGATGTCCAAGAGGTCGGCGTTATACCCAGCAAGAGGAG AGTGGAGAAGAAAGAGCGAGCGAGGTTGAAGACGGTCAAGTTCAACCCGAAGTCTCGAGAGCGAGGG CCGTCGGGCGACAAGCGTAGAAAAGGCGTGTTGGCCAGGTCCTTCCTTTTCGGGAAGAGtcgcgacggcggcggcgagcaGGACAGCAGCGACGTGGAGC AGCACGCCACGTCCAACGCCAGCGATAGCGAGAGCAGCTACC CAGGTGGCCAGGAGGAGTTTGTCCTGTCATACGAAGCCGTCACCCAACAGGAAG TGGGCTACGCGCGGCCGGTCATCATCCTGGGACCCATGAAGGACCGCATCAACGACGACCTCATCTCGGAATTTCCGGACAAGTTTGGGTCGTGTGTCCCAC ACACCACACGACCCAAACGGGACTACGAGGTGGATGCTCGAGATTATCACTTTGTGGCATCCCGCGAGCAGATGGAAAAGGACATCCAGGAGCACAAATTCATCGAAGCGGGACAGTACAACAACCACCTCTACGGAACCAGCGTCCAGTCGGTGCGAGAGGTCGCAGACAAG GGGAAGCACTGCATCCTGGATGTGTCGGGCAATGCCATCAAGCGCCTGCAGGCGGCGCTGCTTCATCCCATCGCTGTCTTCATCAAACCCAAGTCCGTCCAGAACATCAT GGAGATGAACAAGCGTCTGACGGAGGAACAAAGCAGGAAGACGTTTGAGCGAGCCGCCAAGTTGGAACACGAGTTCACGGAACATTTCAcag CCATCGTGCAGGGCGACACCCTGGAAGAGATCTACGAGCAGAGCAAGCAGATCATCGAGGATCATTCAGGATCGTTGATCTGGGTGCAGTCCAAGGAGAAGCTATGA
- the dlg1b gene encoding discs large homolog 1-like protein isoform X5 — protein sequence MPVRKKDAQRALSLLEEYRAKLQHADERQLRVSIQRVIDIFQSNLFQALIDIQEFYEVTLLDSQRWAESSKPVDGVALWEFSSLQSATVTSDTLPSLSTSIEDSALLNEILHVLGQASRSPKCDTQKYRHHDEDSSPPEDQSSPQLTEEAGAPELVQVAEKNLSQIENVHGYVTHAHISPMKVASLECVFDGSPSLGLDRPELPSSPAPSSLYPHGDDSPLPSCSSNPYPPVQANPPPVLVNADSLDTPPYVNGTEADYEYEEITLERGNSGLGFSIAGGIDNPHIGEDPSIFITKVIVGGAAAQDGRLRVNDVILRVNDVDVRDVTHSRAVEALKEAGSLVRLYVRRRKPMGDKVMDIKLVKGPKGLGFSIAGGVGNQHIPGDNSIYVTKIIEGGAAHRDARLQIGDKLLAVNSCCLEEVTHEHAVTALKNTPDVVYLQVAKPNNIFIGDTLDSHLLDSSFAQHLENHISAPNFLSQPLPPAAASGRYSPTPKGMLGDDDVSREPRKVVLHRGTTGLGFNIVGGEDGEGIFISFILAGGPADLCGELRKGDRLVSVNGVDLRSATHEQAAAALKNAGQTVTIMAHYRPEEYGRFEAKIHDLREQMMNSSISSGSGSLRTSQKRSLYVRALFDYDRTRDSGLPSQGLNFKFGDILHVVNASDDEWWQARHMTSPGDVQEVGVIPSKRRVEKKERARLKTVKFNPKSRERGPSGDKRRKGVLARSFLFGKSRDGGGEQDSSDVEQHATSNASDSESSYRGQEEFVLSYEAVTQQEVGYARPVIILGPMKDRINDDLISEFPDKFGSCVPHTTRPKRDYEVDARDYHFVASREQMEKDIQEHKFIEAGQYNNHLYGTSVQSVREVADKGKHCILDVSGNAIKRLQAALLHPIAVFIKPKSVQNIMEMNKRLTEEQSRKTFERAAKLEHEFTEHFTAIVQGDTLEEIYEQSKQIIEDHSGSLIWVQSKEKL from the exons ATGCCGGTCCGAAAGAAAG ACGCCCAGCGCGCCCTGTCCTTGCTGGAGGAATACCGAGCCAAACTGCAGCACGCCGACGAGCGGCAGCTGCGCGTGTCCATCCAGAGGGTCATCGACATCTTCCAGAGCAACCTCTTCCAGGCCCTCATCG ATATCCAAGAGTTTTATGAAGTGACCTTATTGGACAGCCAGAGGTGGGCAGAGTCTTCCAAGCCGGTGGACGGCGTGGCTCTTTGGGAGTTCTCCAGCCTTCAAAGCGCCACCGTCACCTCCGACACGCTGCCAAGCCTTAGCACCAGCATCGAG GACTCTGCCCTTCTAAATGAAATCCTGCACGTGTTGGGGCAGGCCTCGCGCTCACCAAAGTGTGACACTCAA AAGTACCGGCACCATGATGAGGACTCGTCGCCTCCGGAGGACCAGAGTTCCCCGCAGCTCACGGAGGAGGCGGGCGCTCCGGAGCTGGTCCAGGTGGCCGAGAAGAACCTGTCACAGATCGAGAACGTGCACGGATACGTCACCCATGCGCACATCTCCCCAATGAAG GTGGCATCGCTGGAGTGCGTGTTCGATGGGTCACCATCGTTAGGACTCGATCGGCCGGAGCTCCCCTCCTCCCCCGCACCCTCTTCCCTCTACCCTCACGGTGATGACAGCCCCCTCCCGTCCTGCTCCTCCAACCCTTACCCCCCTGTCCAG GCCAACCCTCCTCCTGTGCTGGTCAATGCCGACAGCCTGGACACGCCCCCTTat GTAAACGGCACTGAGGCCGACTACGAGTACGAGGAGATCACGCTGGAGAGG GGTAACTCGGGCCTGGGCTTCAGCATTGCGGGAGGCATCGACAACCCCCACATCGGTGAGGACCCCAGCATCTTCATCACCAAAGTCATCGTGGGGGGCGCCGCCGCGCAGGACGGACGCCTCAG GGTGAACGACGTGATCCTGCGCGTGAACGACGTGGACGTCCGTGACGTGACGCACAGTCGCGCCGTTGAGGCGCTGAAGGAGGCGGGCTCTCTGGTGCGACTGTACGTGCGGCGCCGGAAGCCGATGGGTgacaaagtcatggacatcAAACTCGTCAAGGGCCCCAAAG GTCTGGGCTTCAGCATCGCCGGGGGCGTGGGCAACCAGCACATCCCGGGCGACAACAGCATCTACGTCACCAAGATCATCGAGGGCGGCGCCGCTCACAGGGATGCGCGGCTGCAGATCGGGGACAAGCTTCTGGCG GTCAACAGCTGCTGTCTGGAGGAGGTGACCCACGAGCACGCCGTCACGGCCTTGAAGAACACGCCTGACGTGGTCTACCTCCAAGTGGCCAAGCCCAACAACATCTTCATCGGCGACACTTTGGACTCGCACCTCCTCGACAGCT CGTTTGCTCAGCACCTGGAAAATCATATCAGCGCCCCCAACTTCTTGTCTCAGCCCCTGCCTCCGGCAGCCGCATCCGGACGCTACTCTCCGACGCCCAAGGGCATGTTGGGAGATGACGACGTCTCACG GGAACCCCGCAAGGTAGTCCTGCACCGCGGCACCACGGGACTGGGCTTCAACATCGTGGGCGGCGAGGACGGCGAAGGCATCTTCATTTCCTTCATCCTGGCCGGAGGACCCGCCGACCTCTGCGGGGAGCTGAGGAAGGGCGACCGTCTCGTCTCC gtgaACGGAGTAGACCTCCGCAGCGCCACGCACGAGCAGGCTGCTGCCGCGCTCAAGAACGCCGGGCAGACGGTCACCATCATGGCGCACTACAGGCCCGAGG AGTACGGCCGCTTTGAGGCCAAGATCCACGACCTGAGAGAGCAGATGATGAACAGCAGCATCAGCTCCGGATCGGGATCTCTCAGGACCAGCCAGAAGAGGTCGCTCTACGTCAG GGCACTGTTTGACTACGACAGGACTCGGGACTCGGGTCTTCCCAGTCAGGGCCTCAACTTCAAATTTGGGGACATCCTGCACGTGGTCAACGCTTCTGATGACGAGTGGTGGCAAGCGCGTCACATGACGTCCCCCGGAGATGTCCAAGAGGTCGGCGTTATACCCAGCAAGAGGAG AGTGGAGAAGAAAGAGCGAGCGAGGTTGAAGACGGTCAAGTTCAACCCGAAGTCTCGAGAGCGAGGG CCGTCGGGCGACAAGCGTAGAAAAGGCGTGTTGGCCAGGTCCTTCCTTTTCGGGAAGAGtcgcgacggcggcggcgagcaGGACAGCAGCGACGTGGAGC AGCACGCCACGTCCAACGCCAGCGATAGCGAGAGCAGCTACC GTGGCCAGGAGGAGTTTGTCCTGTCATACGAAGCCGTCACCCAACAGGAAG TGGGCTACGCGCGGCCGGTCATCATCCTGGGACCCATGAAGGACCGCATCAACGACGACCTCATCTCGGAATTTCCGGACAAGTTTGGGTCGTGTGTCCCAC ACACCACACGACCCAAACGGGACTACGAGGTGGATGCTCGAGATTATCACTTTGTGGCATCCCGCGAGCAGATGGAAAAGGACATCCAGGAGCACAAATTCATCGAAGCGGGACAGTACAACAACCACCTCTACGGAACCAGCGTCCAGTCGGTGCGAGAGGTCGCAGACAAG GGGAAGCACTGCATCCTGGATGTGTCGGGCAATGCCATCAAGCGCCTGCAGGCGGCGCTGCTTCATCCCATCGCTGTCTTCATCAAACCCAAGTCCGTCCAGAACATCAT GGAGATGAACAAGCGTCTGACGGAGGAACAAAGCAGGAAGACGTTTGAGCGAGCCGCCAAGTTGGAACACGAGTTCACGGAACATTTCAcag CCATCGTGCAGGGCGACACCCTGGAAGAGATCTACGAGCAGAGCAAGCAGATCATCGAGGATCATTCAGGATCGTTGATCTGGGTGCAGTCCAAGGAGAAGCTATGA
- the dlg1b gene encoding discs large homolog 1-like protein isoform X13 has protein sequence MPVRKKDAQRALSLLEEYRAKLQHADERQLRVSIQRVIDIFQSNLFQALIDIQEFYEVTLLDSQRWAESSKPVDGVALWEFSSLQSATVTSDTLPSLSTSIEDSALLNEILHVLGQASRSPKCDTQKYRHHDEDSSPPEDQSSPQLTEEAGAPELVQVAEKNLSQIENVHGYVTHAHISPMKANPPPVLVNADSLDTPPYVNGTEADYEYEEITLERGNSGLGFSIAGGIDNPHIGEDPSIFITKVIVGGAAAQDGRLRVNDVILRVNDVDVRDVTHSRAVEALKEAGSLVRLYVRRRKPMGDKVMDIKLVKGPKGLGFSIAGGVGNQHIPGDNSIYVTKIIEGGAAHRDARLQIGDKLLAVNSCCLEEVTHEHAVTALKNTPDVVYLQVAKPNNIFIGDTLDSHLLDSSFAQHLENHISAPNFLSQPLPPAAASGRYSPTPKGMLGDDDVSRREPRKVVLHRGTTGLGFNIVGGEDGEGIFISFILAGGPADLCGELRKGDRLVSVNGVDLRSATHEQAAAALKNAGQTVTIMAHYRPEEYGRFEAKIHDLREQMMNSSISSGSGSLRTSQKRSLYVRALFDYDRTRDSGLPSQGLNFKFGDILHVVNASDDEWWQARHMTSPGDVQEVGVIPSKRRVEKKERARLKTVKFNPKSRERGPSGDKRRKGVLARSFLFGKSRDGGGEQDSSDVEQHATSNASDSESSYPGGQEEFVLSYEAVTQQEVGYARPVIILGPMKDRINDDLISEFPDKFGSCVPHTTRPKRDYEVDARDYHFVASREQMEKDIQEHKFIEAGQYNNHLYGTSVQSVREVADKGKHCILDVSGNAIKRLQAALLHPIAVFIKPKSVQNIMEMNKRLTEEQSRKTFERAAKLEHEFTEHFTAIVQGDTLEEIYEQSKQIIEDHSGSLIWVQSKEKL, from the exons ATGCCGGTCCGAAAGAAAG ACGCCCAGCGCGCCCTGTCCTTGCTGGAGGAATACCGAGCCAAACTGCAGCACGCCGACGAGCGGCAGCTGCGCGTGTCCATCCAGAGGGTCATCGACATCTTCCAGAGCAACCTCTTCCAGGCCCTCATCG ATATCCAAGAGTTTTATGAAGTGACCTTATTGGACAGCCAGAGGTGGGCAGAGTCTTCCAAGCCGGTGGACGGCGTGGCTCTTTGGGAGTTCTCCAGCCTTCAAAGCGCCACCGTCACCTCCGACACGCTGCCAAGCCTTAGCACCAGCATCGAG GACTCTGCCCTTCTAAATGAAATCCTGCACGTGTTGGGGCAGGCCTCGCGCTCACCAAAGTGTGACACTCAA AAGTACCGGCACCATGATGAGGACTCGTCGCCTCCGGAGGACCAGAGTTCCCCGCAGCTCACGGAGGAGGCGGGCGCTCCGGAGCTGGTCCAGGTGGCCGAGAAGAACCTGTCACAGATCGAGAACGTGCACGGATACGTCACCCATGCGCACATCTCCCCAATGAAG GCCAACCCTCCTCCTGTGCTGGTCAATGCCGACAGCCTGGACACGCCCCCTTat GTAAACGGCACTGAGGCCGACTACGAGTACGAGGAGATCACGCTGGAGAGG GGTAACTCGGGCCTGGGCTTCAGCATTGCGGGAGGCATCGACAACCCCCACATCGGTGAGGACCCCAGCATCTTCATCACCAAAGTCATCGTGGGGGGCGCCGCCGCGCAGGACGGACGCCTCAG GGTGAACGACGTGATCCTGCGCGTGAACGACGTGGACGTCCGTGACGTGACGCACAGTCGCGCCGTTGAGGCGCTGAAGGAGGCGGGCTCTCTGGTGCGACTGTACGTGCGGCGCCGGAAGCCGATGGGTgacaaagtcatggacatcAAACTCGTCAAGGGCCCCAAAG GTCTGGGCTTCAGCATCGCCGGGGGCGTGGGCAACCAGCACATCCCGGGCGACAACAGCATCTACGTCACCAAGATCATCGAGGGCGGCGCCGCTCACAGGGATGCGCGGCTGCAGATCGGGGACAAGCTTCTGGCG GTCAACAGCTGCTGTCTGGAGGAGGTGACCCACGAGCACGCCGTCACGGCCTTGAAGAACACGCCTGACGTGGTCTACCTCCAAGTGGCCAAGCCCAACAACATCTTCATCGGCGACACTTTGGACTCGCACCTCCTCGACAGCT CGTTTGCTCAGCACCTGGAAAATCATATCAGCGCCCCCAACTTCTTGTCTCAGCCCCTGCCTCCGGCAGCCGCATCCGGACGCTACTCTCCGACGCCCAAGGGCATGTTGGGAGATGACGACGTCTCACG CAGGGAACCCCGCAAGGTAGTCCTGCACCGCGGCACCACGGGACTGGGCTTCAACATCGTGGGCGGCGAGGACGGCGAAGGCATCTTCATTTCCTTCATCCTGGCCGGAGGACCCGCCGACCTCTGCGGGGAGCTGAGGAAGGGCGACCGTCTCGTCTCC gtgaACGGAGTAGACCTCCGCAGCGCCACGCACGAGCAGGCTGCTGCCGCGCTCAAGAACGCCGGGCAGACGGTCACCATCATGGCGCACTACAGGCCCGAGG AGTACGGCCGCTTTGAGGCCAAGATCCACGACCTGAGAGAGCAGATGATGAACAGCAGCATCAGCTCCGGATCGGGATCTCTCAGGACCAGCCAGAAGAGGTCGCTCTACGTCAG GGCACTGTTTGACTACGACAGGACTCGGGACTCGGGTCTTCCCAGTCAGGGCCTCAACTTCAAATTTGGGGACATCCTGCACGTGGTCAACGCTTCTGATGACGAGTGGTGGCAAGCGCGTCACATGACGTCCCCCGGAGATGTCCAAGAGGTCGGCGTTATACCCAGCAAGAGGAG AGTGGAGAAGAAAGAGCGAGCGAGGTTGAAGACGGTCAAGTTCAACCCGAAGTCTCGAGAGCGAGGG CCGTCGGGCGACAAGCGTAGAAAAGGCGTGTTGGCCAGGTCCTTCCTTTTCGGGAAGAGtcgcgacggcggcggcgagcaGGACAGCAGCGACGTGGAGC AGCACGCCACGTCCAACGCCAGCGATAGCGAGAGCAGCTACC CAGGTGGCCAGGAGGAGTTTGTCCTGTCATACGAAGCCGTCACCCAACAGGAAG TGGGCTACGCGCGGCCGGTCATCATCCTGGGACCCATGAAGGACCGCATCAACGACGACCTCATCTCGGAATTTCCGGACAAGTTTGGGTCGTGTGTCCCAC ACACCACACGACCCAAACGGGACTACGAGGTGGATGCTCGAGATTATCACTTTGTGGCATCCCGCGAGCAGATGGAAAAGGACATCCAGGAGCACAAATTCATCGAAGCGGGACAGTACAACAACCACCTCTACGGAACCAGCGTCCAGTCGGTGCGAGAGGTCGCAGACAAG GGGAAGCACTGCATCCTGGATGTGTCGGGCAATGCCATCAAGCGCCTGCAGGCGGCGCTGCTTCATCCCATCGCTGTCTTCATCAAACCCAAGTCCGTCCAGAACATCAT GGAGATGAACAAGCGTCTGACGGAGGAACAAAGCAGGAAGACGTTTGAGCGAGCCGCCAAGTTGGAACACGAGTTCACGGAACATTTCAcag CCATCGTGCAGGGCGACACCCTGGAAGAGATCTACGAGCAGAGCAAGCAGATCATCGAGGATCATTCAGGATCGTTGATCTGGGTGCAGTCCAAGGAGAAGCTATGA